The proteins below are encoded in one region of Drosophila santomea strain STO CAGO 1482 chromosome 2R, Prin_Dsan_1.1, whole genome shotgun sequence:
- the LOC120445131 gene encoding uncharacterized protein CG42266 isoform X1: MFCEHQTQKPEKNACRCKNCVLRHSDILPWPEPIGFMADRKNEKDNTNRMNTFQSADSVVTIAETNERQTDHYKNHNHNFNETAYTPTRSGVSSPTYEGGPSPTQRGGTSPDPNEGNTPPRKGHSPSRMTTQPPAQPTILLIVVNKNDPPPYGQGHSAEYQGHRYSDLGPRGYPGPGPRGYPGPGPRGYPGPGPRGYPGPGPRGYPGPGPRGYSGPGSRGYSGPGSRGLPDSGGGPQSNYYPPPGPISGTGPRGRPSTQNAHEHAYYDRRRYSEAHQPGWNRYRDDWRGQPRRHSDGAYVEEHNFTRQPETRINCQCPESSAPSETQASRPETDSHTRPKRRSLKRLVGSGVGFTCSCQGQNPMASNLGHLKNEIENQELGKNGGMGTPPNTIDYLSERESPPDIREVIVTDAKNKTYKCIQVPICISTGKPDTCRCCKCALAPDTGNDESFDEDAECTCNQQGKCTCVAGNGLPEEFGCECDLTNLEQTLRKLIPNAECLCYLKKKRRRKRKKWSPKVYYDRFASPPFVLNPKPRCLEYGRSPYCNPCFNSCSCAPVAKSCYTCDYNCGGCCRF, from the exons ATGTTCTGTGAACATCAGACTCAAAAGCCGGAGAAGAACGCCTGTCGCTGCAAGAACTGTGTCCTACGGCACTCCGATATACTTCCCTGGCCGGAGCCCATTGGATTCATGGCTGATCGCAAAAATGAGAAGGACAACACCAATCGCATGAACACATTTCAATCAGCAGACAGTGTGGTTACCATTGCAGAAACTAATGAAAGGCAGACCGATCATTACAAAAATCACAACCATAATTTCAATGAGACGGCTTATACCCCAACTCGAAGTGGTGTCAGCTCTCCAACTTACGAAGGGGGTCCTTCTCCCACTCAGCGCGGTGGAACTTCTCCAGATCCGAATGAAGGCAATACTCCACCTCGTAAAGGACATTCACCATCGCGGATGACAACACAGCCTCCAGCTCAACCCACCATCCTGCTGATCGTAGTCAA CAAGAACGATCCACCGCCGTACGGCCAAGGACATAGTGCGGAATATCAAGGCCACCGATATTCAGATTTAGGACCAAGGGGATATCCAGGTCCGGGACCGAGGGGATATCCAGGTCCAGGACCCAGGGGATATCCAGGTCCAGGACCCAGGGGATATCCAGGTCCAGGACCCAGGGGATACCCAGGTCCTGGACCCAGGGGATATTCAGGCCCGGGATCTAGAGGATATTCCGGTCCGGGATCTAGAGGACTTCCAGATTCGGGCGGTGGACCACAAAG CAATTATTACCCACCGCCCGGACCTATAAGTGGAACTGGACCCAGAGGAAGACCAAGTACTCAGAATGCCCATGAGCATGCTTACTA TGACAGGCGCCGATATAG CGAAGCCCATCAGCCAGGTTGGAATAG ATACCGGGATGACTGGAGGGGGCAGCCAAGAAG ACACTCCGATGGTGCCTATGTCGAGGAGCATAATTTCACTCGCCAGCCCGAAACCCGAATAAATTGCCAGTGCCCGGAGTCTTCGGCTCCCTCCGAAACACAAGCATCTCGTCCAGAAACTGATAGTCACACACGCCCCAAAAGAAGGAGCCTGAAGCGCCTGGTGGGCAGCGGAGTCGGATTTACTTGTAGTTGCCAGGGTCAAAACCCGATGGCAAGTAATCTGGGACATCTCAAAAACGAAATAGAAAATCAAGAGCTGGGAAAAAATGGAGGCATGGGAACACCACCCAATACGATCGACTATCTATCGGAAAGGGAAAGCCCGCCGGATATCCGGGAAGTAATTGTGACCGATGCCAAAAACAAGACGTACAAATGCATACAG GTGCCAATTTGTATCTCTACTGGGAAGCCGGATACATGTCGCTGTTGCAAATGTGCCTTAGCTCCCGATACGGGAAACGATGAATCCTTCGACGAGGACGCGGAGTGCACCTGCAATCAACAGGGTAAATGCACTTGTGTGGCCGGGAATGGGTTACCCGAAGAGTTTGGCTGCGAGTGCGATCTGACCAACTTGGAGCAAACTCTACGTAAGCTCATACCCAACGCCGAGTGCTTGTGCTACTTGAAGAAGAAGCGCCGCAGAAAGCGAAAGAAGTGGTCCCCCAAA
- the LOC120445132 gene encoding uncharacterized protein LOC120445132 translates to MLDRLRRSQIRLDSAAPIVNRTTTMRRTRRLSFNIEANGFVAPRTRRRRRRDPYFITYPPMFDPLQMGHQWGFDFRSNELPYVYGHLFEPPNRLDAGEKYECDTVSFLTPEETCDTTNPRVIHELGDVLSGLDSLLLDKKVKVLEEHQEKSNTTENNEDQTSSSQASHLSDRTDVMCETIDRINNYIGTYLKKEVQVCLNQINHLRGKLATVQVLQLPVQPLIVQSFPPYPSFDSYPLQENVLQNKSHLERLPWLKERKRKRLSKSTTYVHMQNQGSSTEDLPKILEASRRNKLTEILNTSKKDAGTTMWCPRECCGEHCCAREQEVYYSGQENTDFANSLNSDEGFPSPCIKAPPPSIISDEEVYDHEEYYHPKGESTYLPGSPRTSSYRSSCDYRQEGGNLTYSYMEEEEQVDDDDWYRSASNKLAELEEEQDYYKESEKKMLKHLDPNSENSCVNIIATSDMAVSTTELNAETHRTPIVRICKTSSLKQQNNLRDGNQKGSSPGIHKVMFENVQCNKAVQVQPNCISTGTDPIRKVSISTISKVKENSKHLIKPKDRIYQSINIKRRHQEE, encoded by the coding sequence ATGTTGGACAGACTCCGAAGATCCCAGATAAGACTGGACTCCGCCGCACCCATTGTAAACCGAACCACCACGATGCGAAGAACACGTCGATTGAGCTTTAATATTGAAGCTAATGGCTTTGTGGCGCCAAGGACTCGAAGAAGACGAAGAAGGGATCCATACTTTATAACTTATCCTCCTATGTTTGACCCCTTGCAGATGGGACACCAATGGGGATTCGATTTCCGCAGCAACGAATTGCCCTATGTTTATGGACATTTATTTGAGCCCCCTAACCGCTTAGATGCCGGTGAAAAATATGAATGTGATACTGTAAGCTTTCTTACGCCTGAAGAAACGTGCGATACAACTAATCCGCGGGTTATTCATGAGCTTGGGGATGTTTTATCGGGATTAGACAGCTTATTGCTAGACAAAAAGGTCAAAGTACTGGAAGAACATCAAGAAAAGTCGAATACCACCGAGAATAATGAAGATCAAACATCTAGTTCTCAAGCAAGCCATCTTTCAGATCGAACCGATGTTATGTGTGAAACAATTGACCGGATAAACAACTACATAGGAACTTATTTGAAGAAGGAGGTGCAGGTTTGcctaaatcaaataaatcactTGCGGGGAAAACTAGCAACGGTCCAGGTGTTGCAGCTGCCTGTGCAGCCGCTGATTGTTCAGTCGTTTCCACCGTATCCTTCTTTCGATAGCTATCCCCTACAGGAAAATGTTCTCCAAAATAAATCTCATCTCGAACGTTTGCCTTGGTTGAAGGAGCGAAAACGTAAACGACTGTCAAAGTCCACTACCTACGTGCACATGCAGAATCAAGGAAGTAGTACCGAGGATCTGCCAAAGATCTTGGAGGCATCAAGAAGAAATAAACTCACAGAAATCCTAAATACATCCAAAAAGGATGCCGGTACCACCATGTGGTGTCCGAGGGAATGCTGTGGAGAACATTGTTGTGCGCGGGAGCAGGAAGTCTATTACTCAGGGCAAGAAAATACAGATTTTGCAAATTCCCTGAACTCAGATGAAGGTTTTCCTTCTCCATGTATCAAGGCCCCACCACCAAGTATTATATCAGACGAAGAAGTGTACGATCACGAGGAGTATTACCATCCTAAGGGAGAATCCACTTACCTACCTGGTTCCCCTCGAACATCAAGTTATAGATCTAGCTGCGATTATCGCCAAGAAGGCGGAAACCTTACCTATTCCTATATGGAGGAAGAGGAGCAGGTGGATGATGATGACTGGTATCGAAGTGCTAGCAATAAGCTAGCTGAGTTGGAAGAGGAGCAGGACTACTATAAGGAATCGGAAAAGAAAATGCTAAAGCACCTTGACCCCAACAGTGAAAATAGTTGTGTAAATATCATAGCCACTAGCGATATGGCGGTCAGCACTACGGAACTCAATGCGGAAACTCACCGGACACCGATTGTGAGGATCTGCAAAACGTCCTCCTTAAAACAGCAAAATAATCTTAGAGATGGAAACCAGAAGGGATCTTCTCCAGGAATCCATAAAGTTATGTTTGAAAATGTCCAATGCAACAAAGCAGTGCAGGTCCAACCAAACTGCATATCGACGGGAACGGATCCAATAAGGAAAGTATCTATTTCCACAATATCCAAGGTCAAGGAGAATTCAAAGCACCTAATAAAGCCCAAAGACAGGATCTATCAATCTATAAACATAAAAAGGCGCCACCAAGAGGAATAA
- the LOC120444792 gene encoding uncharacterized protein LOC120444792: protein MDASVPPMAAQDSVLDKSQVNGRRRSRSKNRRAKEPPMSSSESEANEDRLRMQRRRRSKSHPRSASNRRSAAVRQRGKSKNCDPVALFHYYQKEWAHFRSQIPGENSRTGVRNKPMGLKK, encoded by the exons ATGGATGCTTCCGTGCCTCCCATGGCGGCTCAGGATTCCGTTCTCGATAAGTCTCAGGTGAACGGAAGGCGTCGCAGCCGCAGCAAGAACCGCCGGGCAAAGGAACCTCCCATGTCTAGCAGCGAATCGGAAGCTAATGAAGACCGTCTTAGGATGCAACGCCGACGCCGGAGCAAGTCGCATCCTCGTAGCGCCTCCAATCGGAGATCTGCTGCGG ttCGCCAACGTGGAAAATCCAAGAACTGCGATCCGGTGGCATTATTTCATTACTACCAGAAGGAATGGGCTCATTTTCGAAGTCAGATCCCCGGCGAGAATTCCCGCACCGGAGTACGCAACAAGCCAATGGGCCTGAAGAAGTGA
- the LOC120444355 gene encoding protein chiffon yields the protein MQPQSDKQSASRLATTTSHSTAAASATAATPPKVKVIKSKRPLCHFKFYLDICDHQLAKRIESDIKALGGHLEFFLSDDITHFITDKPEIISGTPGTPGTPSTPTNHYQQDDGSARKPNQRQSRADAILSRVRRSTVGVANSGYSTPTTSLKRSYTIWQTDYAQRFIKRIQTELKQYLEGKKEGGGASASASPHHIQLKKQYVKIESVKRNYRPYYHLIKQPDDWPKIDLSSEDGAFRLLTKSKTKDKEQSMTRKSLGSRTSQKDKPAAGEEKPLQHPSLQELKKQSAIPNSPRSNCREPIDSSEKQGGVCEICKLEYDILNIHLQSKDHELFAKNSDNFLTLDTLIRSSADVNRFLEEEPAESELDMDVDESLSNEELQSPRQRPSPALREKSKRITKGKHSSEKFQGVAITSPQTPFPGGKKVQGNLPGSLSELQRQEHPTTAAATPTTNSGRRKTLNSSLSPPKRAMLPPSSIYKVVETREECATPPRGRGRPPNQVDSPSLIVKFQKIRQTELQRLNGEAENFMFPRTAVPTTRSSSELPTDIDRQTTSDVRGRYSISSASLDTSTSEAETKESSGLPTSSIRKRAQAVGRRRKVGGAAAQEVFQRQLSTGSSSSNSNQQRFPSAPIQPEEGPQPQPQPQLKIKIKQEQLVATRKSSRTATAIVTAATASSHQQQQLRQTTCRKMANKLEDRMGELEKPKLKIKKEAIEVKELEDLEDILDKELDEELDSSCSSGSDEDYIADTQRRITAAPRKSTDTREQRAARRLSRLTINRSAGELELTEVKTSPSKSRAKSQKPSSPTKNKVKQPKAVPPAIDLFFDCSKSERLQEMQYTFESLPSGELWNRVFMRQDAGEENYYTYYGSTNYRKLPYEMGPIPMAKTLPAHSCALCREASEVKQDKEEQIKQEDQKTTPKKEVKKEEEVQSSSSSATYKNKKLHLLHRYQQEQEQLQQLEGNSLTTATAKCDSKASTPELLEREFASGSLGDRVQLIERVRSTSSSSCSNSQRSGITCRNKQLARIAELPPRKSPREHASTLALVSCIIRQRQDSQSKTNSEAEEPPPPVVAPKLKTPIKQEPVVPSSPRTTRSQAATPVEELRFATEISETVKRMRRGQNKYDHSPPAPVPTPATSSPVRSRRLTPAARNAGQMYSRRLEFSTSQRQSSASALLGKRNRKVNPPVAGTVRPTTTQHLSGTSAFRGVRKLPSKKGLLEYEMEPCALKALDQARQYCNPGFVAWQLDKYLELAGKEYDMEEDEMSAEVETEEREQRLVNTPQTPPPTDCFTSEFDLCDLILGSAGSADEDEDVSRGNPPGSGRRMNNLNLYASYYRKKKSLKSNRTGWPKAQRRRNAGGLGGSRSVQDERINFQKMGLAELHPIKQEPMETEEEQTTTTTTTLTSGTRGNLLSKDDEDDEGGGNSPSGGSPADDKQNSREDAVMTPPATDVDEQAEPQADEMESLPDEDETMADSVDQQQDVEAEIEATDADVEEEEEEEDEDVFEDAYEEQEIGMQKTESPEKRARIPSISVTTPPEASAQTKKLLLTLHNGQRLQATSTPSTGQVQQQQRRTPQLNGSLGSCISPSEKLGDNSDIFTVSSDGLDTDLDLSNTQAGDSHEHCPHQTTPKRKFDISKYAPPNNGKAASSCAAEAATAAVKSLAISQFLKKETCASSSSMRNAWRRTQRKAISAACINAAPSARVPN from the exons ATGCAACCGCAGTCGGACAAACAAAGCGCCAGCAGACTCGCAACAACAACTAGCCactcaacagcagcagcttccgcaacagcagcaactcctCCTAAAGTAAAGGTCATAAAAAGCAAACGTCCTCTGTGTCACTTTAAGTTCTACCTGGACATTTGCGATCATCAGTTAGCTAAACGCATTGAGTCCGACATCAAGGCTTTGGGTGGACATCTCGAGTTCTTTCTCAGTGACGATATTACACACTTTATCACTGATAAGCCAGAGATCATCAGCGGAACCCCCGGAACACCAGGTACACCCAGCACACCCACCAATCACTACCAACAAGATGATGGTTCGGCAAGAAAACCGAATCAGCGGCAATCAAGAGCGGATGCAATACTAAGTCGTGTGCGCAGGAGCACGGTTGGGGTGGCAAACAGTGGCTATAGCACACCCACGACATCCCTAAAACGGAGCTATACCATCTGGCAGACGGATTACGCCCAGCGCTTTATAAAGCGCATTCAGACCGAGCTTAAGCAATACCTTGAGGGCAAGAAGGAAGGTGGAGGAGCATCAGCCTCAGCTAGCCCCCATCACATACAACTGAAAAAGCAGTATGTGAAGATCGAATCCGTCAAGCGTAATTATAGACCTTACTACCATCTTATCAAGCAGCCAGACGACTGGCCAAAGATAGATTTAAGCAGCGAAGACGGCGCCTTTCGACTTCTAACAAAGTCGAAGACCAAGGATAAGGAGCAGAGCATGACCCGCAAGTCTTTGGGTTCACGCACATCACAGAAAGACAAACCAGCAGCTGGCGAAGAAAAGCCACTCCAGCATCCTTCCCTGCAGGAACTTAAAAAACAGTCTGCAATCCCGAATAGTCCGCGTTCTAATTGTCGCGAACCAATAGATTCGAGTGAAAAACAAGGAGGAGTTTGTGAGATCTGTAAATTGGAGTACGATATCCTGAATATTCATTTGCAAAGCAAAGATCACGAGCTCTTTGCAAAGAATTCGGATAATTTCCTGACTCTAGACACTCTAATTCGAAGTTCAGCGGATGTGAATAGGTTCCTGGAGGAGGAGCCCGCCGAGAGTGAACTTGACATGGATGTCGATGAATCGTTGAGTAATGAGGAGTTGCAGAGTCCCCGTCAGAGGCCATCGCCAGCGTTGCGCGAGAAGTCCAAGAGGATAACCAAGGGAAAGCATTCGTCGGAAAAGTTTCAAGGAGTAGCAATTACATCACCTCAAACGCCTTTCCCTGGTGGCAAGAAGGTCCAAGGAAATCTGCCTGGTAGTCTTTCTGAGCTTCAGCGTCAGGAACATCcaacaacagctgcagcaacgCCCACAACGAATTCCGGACGACGGAAAACACTGAACTCCAGTCTGTCACCTCCTAAGAGAGCCATGTTGCCGCCTTCTTCTATTTATAAGGTTGTAGAAACCAGGGAGGAATGTGCTACGCCTCCCAGAGGTCGGGGAAGACCTCCCAACCAAGTGGATTCGCCCTCACTGATTGTAAAGTTCCAAAAGATCCGACAAACAGAGTTACAACGACTTAATGGAGAGGCAGAGAACTTTATGTTTCCCAGGACAGCGGTACCTACCACAAGGAGCAGCAGTGAGTTGCCCACGGATATCGATCGACAAACCACCTCGGATGTAAGAGGCAGATACAGTATATCCTCCGCCAGTCTCGACACAAGCACCAGCGAAGCAGAAACTAAGGAATCTTCAGGATTACCTACTTCTAGCATACGCAAGCGAGCTCAAGCAGTGGGAAGGCGAAGAAAAGTAGGAGGAGCAGCGGCGCAGGAGGTTTTCCAACGCCAATTATCAACAGGGAGCAgtagcagcaatagcaaccaGCAGCGCTTTCCAAGCGCCCCCATCCAGCCAGAAGAAGGGCCTCAACCGCAGCCACAGCCGCAGCTAAAGATTAAGATAAAGCAGGAGCAATTGGTGGCCACCAGGAAGAGCAGTCGCACAGCCACGGCTATTGTGACAGCAGCCACCGCCAGCagtcatcagcagcagcagctaagGCAGACAACTTGCCGGAAAATGGCCAATAAACTGGAGGATAGGATGGGGGAATTAGAAAAGcccaaattaaaaataaagaaggaAGCTATTGAAGTGAAGGAGTTGGAAGATCTGGAAGACATATTGGATAAAGAATTAGATGAGGAGTTGGACAGTAGTTGCAGTAGTGGCAGCGATGAAGACTACATTGCTGATACCCAACGTAGAATCACGGCAGCTCCTCGTAAATCAACGGATACCCGAGAACAAAGAGCAGCTAGGCGGCTTTCCAGATTAACCATAAACCGTAGTGCCGGAGAGCTGGAGTTAACCGAGGTCAAAACCTCTCCTTCAAAAAGTCGCGCAAAGAGCCAGAAACCGTCAAGTCCCACGAAAAATAAAGTCAAACAGCCGAAGGCAGTGCCACCAGCGATAGATTTATTCTTTGATTGCAGTAAAAGCGAAAGACTTCAGGAAATGCAGTATACCTTTGAATCGTTGCCAAGTGGAGAGCTTTGGAATAGAGTTTTTATGCGACAGGATGCGGGTGAAGAGAACTATTACACATATTACGGTAGCACTAACTACAGGAAACTGCCCTATGAAATGGGTCCCATACCCATGGCCAAAACATTGCCAGCACACAGTTGTGCTTTATGCCGCGAGGCAAGCGAGGTAAAGCAGGATAAGGAAGAGCAGATCAAGCAGGAAGATCAGAAGACCACACCCAAGAAGGAAGTTAAGAAGGAGGAGGAAGTACAGTCCTCTTCCTCCTCGGCGACCTACAAGAACAAAAAGCTCCACCTTCTCCACCGTTATcagcaggaacaggagcaactgcagcagctggaggGGAATTCCCTGACTACTGCCACAGCAAAATGTGATAGCAAGGCGAGCACCCCAGAATTGCTGGAAAGGGAGTTTGCATCGGGTTCTTTGGGGGATAGAGTGCAGCTGATAGAACGAGTTAGGAGCACATCCAGTTCAAGCTGCAGCAACAGTCAACGAAGCGGGATAACCTGCAGGAACAAGCAGCTGGCACGGATTGCCGAATTACCACCAAGAAAATCCCCTAGAGAACATGCTTCTACTTTGGCTTTGGTCAGTTGCATTATTCGGCAGCGTCAGGACTCACAAAGTAAAACGAACTCAGAAGCAGAAGAGCCACCTCCTCCTGTAGTTGCACCAAAGCTAAAAACTCCTATAAAACAGGAGCCAGTAGTACCGTCATCTCCCCGAACTACTCGTTCTCAAGCTGCCACTCCTGTTGAGGAACTGCGATTTGCCACCGAGATTAGCGAGACGGTAAAAAGAATGAGGCGGGGACAAAACAAATATGATCATTCCCCTCCAGCGCCAGTTCCTACGCCCGCAACTTCTTCGCCCGTTAGAAGTCGCCGCCTGACACCTGCGGCTCGAAATGCGGGTCAGATGTATTCGCGCCGCTTGGAATTCTCAACCAGTCAAAGGCAATCCTCAGCAAGTGCGCTCTTGGGCAAGCGCAACAGAAAAGTGAATCCTCCAGTAGCAGGCACAGTGCGGCCGACTACTACCCAACATCTTTCCGGAACGAGTGCGTTTCGCGGAGTGCGCAAATTGCCCAGCAAGAAGGGCTTGCTCGAATACGAAATGGAACCGTGTGCCCTTAAAGCTTTGGATCAAGCCCGTCAGTATTGCAATCCTGGTTTCGTTGCCTGGCAGTTAGACAAATATCTGGAGCTAGCTGGCAAAGAGTACGATATGGAGGAAGACGAGATGTCAGCGGAGGTGGAGACTGAAGAAAGAGAACAAAGGCTTGTTAACACCCCACAAACTCCACCACCTACTGATTGCTTTACGAGCGAGTTTGACCTGTGTGATCTAATTCTGGGAAGTGCAGGGAGTGCAGACGAAGATGAAGATGTTTCCAGAGGAAACCCACCTGGTTCCGGTCGACGAATGAATAACCTCAATCTATATGCCAGCTATTATAGGAAAAAGAAGAGCTTGAAGTCCAATCGTACGGGTTGGCCTAAAGCTCAGAGAAGACGAAATGCAGGCGGACTGGGCGGCAGTCGATCGGTGCAAGATGAGCGAATTAATTTCCAGAAAATGGGTCTGGCTGAGCTTCACCCTATAAAGCAAGAGCCTATGGAAACAGAAGAGGAGCaaaccacaaccacaacaacaactttgACTTCTGGGACGAGAGGAAATCTGCTTAGCAAAGACGATGAAGATGATGAAGGAGGCGGAAATTCGCCGTCTGGTGGATCACCTGCCGATGATAAACAGAATTCCCGGGAAGATGCCGTGATGACTCCGCCAGCGACCGATGTTGATGAGCAGGCTGAACCGCAGGCGGATGAAATGGAAAGTTTGCCCGACGAAGACGAAACCATGGCGGATTCTGTGGATCAGCAGCAGGATGTTGAGGCGGAAATCGAAGCAACCGATGCGGATGTcgaggaagaagaagaggaggaggacgaaGATGTTTTCGAAGATGCCTACGAAGAGCAGGAGATCGGCATGCAGAAAACGGAGTCTCCTGAGAAAAGAGCACGAATACCTTCCATATCTGTAACCACGCCTCCCGAAGCCTCTGCacaaaccaaaaaacttttgcttaCCCTGCATAATGGTCAGCGACTTCAGGCCACCTCCACACCGAGTACCGGACAAGTTCAACAGCAACAGAGAAGAACTCCCCAGCTAAACGGAAGTCTAGGCAGCTGCATTTCGCCAAGTGAGAAACTGGGTGACAATTCCGACATATTCACGGTATCCTCTGATGGCTTGGATACCGATTTGGATTTAAGCAACACCCAGGCAGGCGATTCACACGAGCATTGCCCACACCAGACGACGCCCAAGCGGAAGTTTGACATCTCCAAGTATGCGCCACCGAATAATGGAAAGGCGGCGAGCAGTTGTGCCGCCGAAGCAGCGACGGCTGCCGTGAAGTCATTGGCCATCTCGCAGTTCCTGAAGAAGGAG ACTTGCGCAAGCTCATCAAGCATGAGGAACGCCTGGCGGAGAACGCAAAGGAAAGCGATTTCAGCGGCCTGCATAAACGCGGCACCGTCAGCTCGCGTGCCAAACTGA
- the LOC120445485 gene encoding uncharacterized protein LOC120445485 — MSRSSYLLCVLFLGASCLVFSASAARNNRRGYKATEPPTTTQPPQTAKEYLDSRPGISTFGIIAIIFTVIVLCLVFYYGIICYPLLCRDEKKYRFMDVSSTITAATSRSIQSIENYPDQKHHHTLA, encoded by the exons atgtctcGCAGTTCGTACCTGTTGTGTGTGCTGTTTTTAG GCGCCAGCTGCTTGGTTTTCAGTGCGAGTGCAGCGCGGAACAATCGAAGGGGTTACAAGGCCACGGAGccgcccaccaccacccagcCCCCGCAGACGGCCAAGGAGTATCTGGACAGCCGACCTGGAATCTCCACATTCGgcatcatcgccatcatcttCACCGTTATCGTTCTCTGCCTCGTTTTCTACTACGGCATCATTTGCTACCCCTTACTTTGTCGCGATGAAAAGAAGTATCGGTTTATGGACGTATCCTCAACCATTACCGCCGCCACATCGCGCTCCATTCAGTCCATAGAGAACTATCCCGACCAGAAACATCACCATACGTTGGCCTGA
- the LOC120445484 gene encoding protein disulfide-isomerase A6 homolog: MRQLASILLLAFVVGGASAFYSPTDGVVELTPSNFDREVLKDDAIWIVEFYAPWCGHCQSLVPEYKKLAKALKGVVKVGSVNADADSTLSGQFGVRGFPTIKIFGANKKSPTDYNGQRTAKAIAEAALAEVKKKVQGVLGGGGGSSSGGSGSSSGDEVIELTEDNFDKLVLNSDDIWLVEFFAPWCGHCKNLAPEWAKAAKELKGKVKLGALDATAHQSKAAEYNVRGYPTIKFFPAGSKRASDAQEYDGGRTASDIVSWAGDKHVANVPAPELIEITNESTFETACEGKPLCVVSVLPHILDCDAKCRNKFLDTLRTQGEKFKQKLWGWAWAEGGQQLALEESLEVGGFGYPAMAVVNFKKMKFSVLKGSFSKDGINEFLRDISYGRGHTAPVRGAKKPAIVSVDPWDGKDGQLPTEEDIDLSDIDLDKDEL, translated from the exons ATGAGGCAACTGG CGAGCATTTTGTTGCTGGCTTTTGTCGTGGGCGGCGCTAGTGCCTTCTATTCGCCCACCGACGGCGTCGTGGAGCTGACGCCCTCGAATTTCGACCGGGAGGTGCTGAAAGACGACGCCATCTGGATCGTGGAGTTCTATGCTCCGTGGTGCGGCCATTGCCAGAGCCTGGTGCCCGAGTACAAGAAGCTGGCCAAGGCATTGAAGGGAGTCGTGAAAGTGGGCTCCGTGAATGCCGATGCGGACAGCACGCTGAGTGGCCAGTTCGGTGTACGTGGCTTTCCCACCATCAAGATCTTTGGCGCCAACAAGAAGTCGCCCACGGACTACAATGGTCAACGAACCGCCAAGGCCATCGCTGAAGCTGCTCTGGCGGAGGTGAAGAAGAAGGTGCAGGGTGTCctgggcggcggcggtggatCGTCTTCCGGCGGTTCCGGCAGCTCATCCGGCGATGAGGTCATCGAACTCACCGAGGACAACTTCGACAAACTGGTCCTGAACTCTGACGACATATGGCTGGTGGAGTTCTTCGCCCCCTGGTGTGGACACTGCAAGAATCTGGCACCCGAATGGGCCAAGGCCGCCAAAGAGCTGAAGGGCAAGGTCAAGTTGGGTGCCCTAGATGCCACCGCGCATCAGAGCAAGGCCGCTGAATACAATGTGCGTGGGTACCCTACCATTAAGTTCTTCCCTGCGGGCTCCAAGCGAGCCAGTGATGCCCAGGAGTATGATGGAGGACGCACTGCCTCGGACATTGTGTCCTGGGCCGGTGACAAGCATGTGGCCAATGTGCCAGCCCCCGAGCTCATCGAGATCACCAATGAATCCACGTTTGAAACTGCCTGCGAAGGCAAGCCATTGTGCGTCGTGTCCGTTCTGCCACACATTCTTGATTGCGACGCCAAGTGCCGCAACAAGTTCCTCGACACACTGCGCACGCAGGGCGAGAAGTTCAAGCAGAAGCTTTGGGGCTGGGCCTGGGCTGAAGGTGGTCAGCAGTTGGCTCTGGAAGAGTCCCTCGAAGTTGGAGGATTCGGCTATCCGGCCATGGCTGTGGTCAACTTTAAGAAGATGAAATTCTCTGTGCTGAAGGGCTCCTTCTCCAAGGACGGCATCAACGAGTTCCTGCGCGACATCTCCTACGGACGCGGCCACACGGCGCCTGTTCGCGGAGCCAAGAAGCCAGCGATCGTGTCCGTGGATCCTTGGGACGGCAAAGATGGCCAACTTCCCACCGAGGAGGACATCGATCTGAGCGACATCGATCTGGATAAGGACGAGCTGTAA